The Colletes latitarsis isolate SP2378_abdomen chromosome 14, iyColLati1, whole genome shotgun sequence genome has a segment encoding these proteins:
- the LOC143350424 gene encoding cilia- and flagella-associated protein 36 produces MYRRIKTQKTKRGRVIVGVPVSGTFVNAFGVEAFLYKTTFRSNKVKLKAESRITSIRPRKPTGQSVLPFVTMTTALRRRDIRVVRTLSTASSKRIDRFAQQNFSHRYRMNDKDDSAWVFDSLIGFLQGPIWSAPLITFIEEKSLIFEAGVEENDEYQKIYQEYKNLVDLLLGCFMEDMGITPEQFEYACTVNKYTKMPIQFQQNLFEQIWAANEYEIFKRMMIQKNLELQLQALNMIEQKYGLTPASLMYETDGLHDDTLVMEEIIQKHALSDDPEEEQDISSETSLIKEHERLAAKYHNERALLEEALKASQEEKTPETESLSSPTEEDEEEEEETGNTSEIKRTIPLDPTPSDESKSDEPNVSEEDIKKRQAYLKARRDKLVALKKEARSQRLEMNSTRPSSARTVAEATIKGEQELKLPEPLEPSILQVRKALAARLQAEVVRKQTN; encoded by the exons atgTATCGTCGAATAAAGACGCAAAAAACAAAGCGGGGACGCGTGATTGTTGGCGTGCCTGTATCGGGAACGTTCGTCAACGCGTTCGGTGTTGAAGCGTTCCTGTACAAAACTACGTTTCGTTCCAATAAAGTGAAATTGAAAGCCGAGAGCCGCATTACTTCCATTCGTCCGCGCAAGCCTACGGGGCAAAGTGTTTTGCCATTCGTAACTATGACTACCGCTTTAAGAAGACGCGATATACGCGTGGTCAGGACATTGTCGACAGCGAGTTCGAAAAGGATCGATCGTTTTGCACAACAGAATTTCTCGCATCGGTACAGAATGAACGACAAAGACGATAGCGCCTGGGTTTTCGACTCCCTAATCGGTTTTCTTCAGGGTCCGATTTGGTCCGCGCCTCTGATCACCTTCATAGAGGAAAAATCGCTCA TATTCGAAGCGGGCGTCGAAGAAAACGACGAGTACCAGAAGATATATCAAGAGTACAAAAATTTGGTGGATTTATTGCTCGGTTGTTTCATGGAAGACATGGGGATCACTCCGGAGCAATTTGAGTATGCTTGTACCGTcaacaaatatacgaaaatGCCTATACagtttcaacaa AACTTGTTCGAGCAAATATGGGCGGCGAACGAGTACGAGATATTCAAGAGAATGATGATACAGAAGAATCTGGAACTGCAATTGCAGGCTTTGAACATGATCGAGCAGAAGTATGGTCTGACACCCGCGTCCTTGATGTACGAAACGGACGGATTGCACGACGACACTTTGGTCATGGAAGAAATAATTCA GAAACACGCTCTGAGCGACGATCCGGAAGAAGAGCAGGACATATCGTCGGAAACGTCGCTCATCAAGGAGCACGAACGCTTGGCAGCCAAATACCATAATGAAAGAGCATTATTGGAAGAAGCTTTGAAGGCGTCTCAGGAAGAAAAGACACCGGAAACGGAATCCCTGTCGTCGCCAACCGAAGAagacgaagaagaggaagaggaaaCTGGAAACACCTCAGAAATCAAAAGAACGATTCCGCTCGATCCGACACCATCCGACGAGTCGAAGTCGGATGAACCAAAT GTGTCGGAGGAGGACATAAAGAAGAGGCAGGCTTATCTGAAAGCTAGACGGGATAAGTTGGTAGCTTTGAAGAAAGAGGCGAGAAGTCAACGGTTAGAGATGAATTCGACGCGACCGAGCTCGGCCAGAACGGTCGCCGAGGCGACCATAAAGGGGGAACAAGAACTAAAATTACCAGAACCTCTGGAACCATCCATACTCCAAGTACGCAAAGCACTTGCGGCTCGCCTCCAAGCCGAGGTTGTACGTAAGCAAACGAACTAA